From Stenotrophomonas sp. SAU14A_NAIMI4_8:
GGCTGATCCGCTCCAAGGGCGTGGGCGTGTACTTCTGCTCGCAGTTCCCCGACGACGTGCCGGCCAACATCCTGGGCCAGCTGGGCAACCGCGTGCAGCACGCGCTGCGCGCGTTCACCCCGCGCGACCAGAAGGCGGTGAAGACCGCCGCCGAGACCTTCGTGCCGAACCCGAAGCTGGACGTGGCCAAGGCGCTGGGCCAGCTCGGCACCGGCGAGGCGCTGGTGTCCACGCTGCAGGACAAGGGCGTGCCGATGCCGGTGCAGCAGACCATGATCGCCCCGCCGCGCTGCCGCATGGGGCCGGTGACCGAGGCCGAACGCGCGCAGGTGCGCGCCGGCAGCCCGGTGGGCACCCGCTACGACACGGCAGTGAACCGCGAATCGGCCGCCGAGCTGCTGGCCCAGCGCGCGCAGAAGGCGGTGGAGAAGGTCGAGGCCCCGGCCGCACGCAGCCGCGAACAGGACGAGGCGCAGGAAGGCGGCTTCGGCCAGGCGATCAAGGATGCGATCTTCGGCACCAAGCGCCGCCAGGGCATGATTGAAACCATGGCCAAGCAGACCACCCGCACCGTGGGCACCAAGCTGGGCAACCAGATCGTGCGCGGGCTGCTGGGCGGCATTTTCGGCGGCAAGCGCTGAGCGTTCGCTGCCGGGGTCAGAGCCCTTTCCGTGGGAAAGGGATCTGACCCCGGGGTCGGATCCCTCCCGCCAGGGAGGGCTCCGACCCCATTCCTTACTCCTGAAAAGAATCCGTACTGCATGTCCCGTTGGCGTCCCCCCGCAGAAAAAAGCACTGCCCTGATCACCGCCGCCGGCCATGCCCGGCTGAAAGTCGAACTGGATGAGCTGTGGCGCGTGCGCCGCCCCGAGGTGGTGAAGGCGCTGGCCGCGGCCGCGGCCGAGGGTGATCGTTCCGAGAACGCCGAATACACCTACCGCAAGAAGCAGCTGGGCGAGATCGACCGCCGGGTGCGCTATCTGACCAAGCGCCTGGACGCACTGCGCGTGGTGGACACCACCCCGACCGACCCGCAGGCGGTGTTCTTCGGCGCATGGGTGGAGCTGGAAAACGTGGACAGCGGGCAGACCAGCCGTTATCGCATCGTCGGCCCGGACGAGACCGATGCCGGACTGGGCTGGATCAGCATTGATTCGCCGCTGGCGCGGGCGTTGCTGAAGAAGCGCATCGACGATGAGTTTTCGGTGGAGCTGCCCGGCGGGCAATTCACGTTTGCGGTGATCGGGGTGGAATACCCGCCCCGGTAGAGTCGACTGTCAGTCGACTAGCGCGCAGCGCGGGGCTTTCGCAGATTGCAGGAAAAGCAACGACAGTAGATCCACGCCATGCGTGGATGCAGATTGCAGGAAAAACAGTCGACTGACAGTCGACTCTACCCGGCGCTGTGCAGCGGCGGTGGGTACTGGCGCCCTGCGCGCAGCGGGCGGAAGTAATCGACATCGGCGTAGAAGGCGGCGTCCTGCACGCCGTGCCAGCCGGGAATGCCGGCCAGCGGCAGCGGGCGCAGCTGCAATGGATCAGTCAGCGCCTGGCCGTGTTCGATTGCCTGCACCACCGCTTCGATGCAGGCGCTGTCTTCATCGCCACGCACCACCACGCACTTGCCCACCAGTCGCCGCCCGGGCAGCAGTGCCTGCTCCATCAACGCATGGCCAAACACGGTCGCCACCGCGATAGCGCCCGCCTTCCAGGGTGCGGGCGCGAACAGTGCCGACCAGTCATGCGCGTCCCACGCAGCAAGCAGCGCAGGGTCGCGCACCCGCACCACCACGCCGGTTTCATCGAACTGGGTCAGCGCGGCCTGCGCGCGGTTGCGCTGGCCGGGCGCCATCGCGGCGATGTGCCGGCACTGCTGGCGATTGAGTGCCCGCTTCAACGGCCGCTGGCTGGCCCAGACCAGGGCGTTGAACAGGTCATGCCAGTTCTGCGCACGGGTGGCGAGGCGGCCTTGGGCAATGCGGGTTTCGTAGTGCAGGCCATCGGCCAGCAGCGCGGCGTCCTGTTCCACCAGCTGCAGGCCCGGCACGACCAGGCGCGCATCCAGCGCAGGCACGCCGGGCCAACCAGGTGCGGCCAGCAGGTCAGCGAAAGCCGCCAAGCCGGCATACAGAGGATGCTGGAAGACCGCTGCGGTCACCGCCGCACGCGGCGGCGGCACGAAGCGTCGATGGCCGGCGTCGGCGGCCATCGCTGTTGTCACAGAACCTTGAGGTCGAACGCCGGGCGCGTGCTCGGCGGCAGCGCATCGCCGTACAGATCGTGGTCGTCGCTTTCGGTGATCTCCACGTCGACGAATTCGCCCACGCGCAGCGCCACCTGGTCGGCGTTCTGGATATGCACCAGGCCGTCGATTTCCGGCGCATCGGCGCGCGAACGGGCCACGGCGATATCGCCCTCGATGGCATCGACCAGGCACTGCTGCACGGTGCCGATCCTGGCTTCCAGGCGCGAAGCGGAAATCTGCGCCTGCTTTTCCATGAAGCGCGCCAGGCGCTCCTGTTTCACTTCTTCCGGCACCGGGTCCGGCAGAGCGTTGGCCGTGGCACCTTCCACCGGCGAATAGGCGAAGGCACCCACGCGGTCCAGCTGCGCCTCGTCCAGGAACGAGAGCAGCTCTTCGAACTCGGCCTCGGTCTCGCCGGGGAAACCGACGATGAAGGTCGAACGCACGGTGATGTCCGGGGCGATGCGGCGCCAGTTCTGCACGCGCTCCAGGGTCTTTTCGACCGCACCGGGGCGCTTCATCAGGCGCAGGATGCGCGGGCTGGCGTGCTGGAACGGGATGTCCAGGTACGGCAGGATGCGGTTCTCGGCCATCAGCGGCACCACCTCGTCCACGTGCGGGTACGGGTAGACGTAGTGCATGCGCACCCAGGCATCGAGCTCGGACAGGCCTTCGCACAGCGCCTTCAGGCGGGTCTGGTAGGCCTTGTCGCGCCACATCTTTTCGGCGTACTTCACGTCCACGCCGTAGGCCGAGGTGTCCTGCGAAACCACCAGCAGTTCCTTCACCCCGCCGCGCACCAGCCGCTCGGCTTCGCGCAGCACGTCATCCACCGGGCGCGAGACCAGTTTGCCGCGCATCGAGGGAATGATGCAGAAGCTGCAGTGGTGGTTGCAGCCTTCGGAAATCTTCAGATAGGCGTAGTGGCGCGGGGTCAGCTTGATGCCGTAGTCGGGCACCAGGTCCACGAACGGGTCGTGCTTGGGCGGCAGCGCTTCATGCACCGCTTCCATCACGCTCTGGTAGTCCTGCGGGCCAGAGACCGCCAGCACGTTCGGGTAGGCCTCGCGGATCTGTTCCGGGCGCTTGCCCAGGCAGCCGGTGACGATCACCTTGCCGTTCTGGTTCATGGCCTCGCCGATCGCATCCAGCGATTCGGTCACCGCCGAATCGATGAAGCCGCAGGTGTTGACCACCACCACGTCGGCCGAATCGTAGGACGGGACGATGTCGTAGCCTTCCGAGCGGAGCTGGGTGAGGATGCGCTCGGAATCGACAAGGGCCTTCGGGCAGCCAAGGCTGACGAAGCCGACTTTGGGGTTCAGCTGGGACATGGAAATCGCGGGACTCTGGGGGCCTGGGCCCCTGCCGGCATGGCAGGGGGACCTGGGGGCCGGGGCCTGAAAGGGCGCCAGTATACCGGGGTTGGCGCCTGCGCCTGAACGGCCAGCCGCCTGATCGGGCACAGCCGCTGACGCGCCGCTAACCCGGCCAGCACCGACAATGCAGGCCTGTCCCCTGCAACGAGGTTCCCGACGATGTCCGAATGGATCACCCTGGATACGCACCACGGCCCGGTTCGCGCCTGGCAGGCCCTGCCCGACGGCAAGCCCCGCGCCGGCCTGGTGGTGGTGCAGGAGATCTTCGGCGCCAACCCGCATATCCGCAGCGTGGCCGAACGCTTCGCCGCCGAGGGCTATGCGGTGCTGGCGCCGTCGTTCTTCGATCTGGTCGATGGCGCCGAGGCCGACACCGATGCCCTGCCCTACACCGCCGAAGGCGTGAAGGACGGGCTGGAACGGGTGAACACCCTGGGCATGGAAAAGGCCCTGGAAGTGGTGCGCGCCGCTGCCACCCGGCTGGCCCCGTACGGCAAGGTCGGCACCGTCGGCTACTGCTGGGGCGGCAGCGTGGCCCTGCTGGCGGCCATGCGCCTGGGCCTGCCCTCGGTGAGCTACTACGGCGGCCGCAACGTGCACTATCTGGACGAAACGCCCAAGGCCCCGGTGATCTTCCACTTCGGCGCGCAGGACAAGAGCATTCCGCCGGAGGCGGTGCAGGCCCACCGCGAAAAGCTGCCGCAGATGCCCACTTACGTCTATCCGGCCGACCACGCCTTCAACCGCGACGTCGGACATGCGTATGATCCAGACAGCGCCACCCTGGCGCTGCAACGCACCCTGGACTTCTTCACGGAGCATCTTGGATGAGCGAGTTCGAACTGGATACACGCCTGGCCACCGACAGCGTGCTGGTCGCCGAAGGCCCGTTGTCGCAAGTGCGGTTGATGAACGATGAACGCTTCCCCTGGTTGGTGCTGGTACCGCGCCTGGCCGGGGTGACCGAGTGGATCGAGCTGGACGGCGAGCAGCAGGACAAGCTGCGCACCGAACTCAACCGCGCCTGCAAGGCCCTGAAGGGCTCGGACGGGGTGGAGAAGATCAACATCGGCGCGCTGGGCAACATCGTGCGCCAGCTGCATTTCCATGTGATCGGCCGCCACGACGGTGATCCGGCCTGGCCTGGCCCGGTCTGGGGCAGCGGCCCGGCCCACCGCTACGACCCGGCGGCACTGGACCAGCATGTCGCCTACTGGAAGGAACGGCTAGGATATCCGGCCCACTCCTGAGACAGTGCCGACCCGATGCGATTCAACCTCGTCGCCGCCATCCTGCTGATCCTGATCGGCCTGTTCATGCTTGCCAGCAACCTGGGCTGGACGCATCTGAACCTGTCCAAGCTGCTGCTGACCTGGTGGCCGGTGGCACTGGTGGGCGTGGGCATCGCCATGCTGTTCGGGCGCGGCAAGTAAGGTAGCGCCGGGCCATGCCCGGCGAATGAACCACGCGGCCCATACGAAAACGCCGGGCATGGCCCGGCGCTACCGATATCTTGATCAGGTACGCGGCAGGGTCACGCCGGTCTGGCCCTGGTACTTGCCACCACGGTCCTTGTAGGACGTCTCGCAGACGTCATCGGCAGCGGCCTGGAAGAACAGCATCTGCGCCACGCCTTCGTTGGCATAGATGCGCGCCGGCAGCGGCGTGGTGTTGCTGAATTCCAGGGTCACGTGCCCTTCCCATTCCGGCTCCAGCGGGGTCACGTTGACGATGATGCCGCAGCGCGCGTAGGTGCTCTTGCCCAGGCACACCACCAGGGTGTCGCGCGGAATGCGGAAGTACTCGACGGTGCGCGCCAGCGCGAAGCTGTTGGGCGGAATGATGCACTCATCGCCAACGATGTCCACGAAGCTGCCCGGGTCGAAGTGCTTGGGATCGACGATGGTGGAGTTGATGTTGGTGAACACCTTGAACTCGCGCGAGCAGCGCACGTCGTAGCCGTAGCTGGACGTACCGTAGCTGACGATGCGCTCGCCGTTGGCCTGCTTCACCTGCCCGGCCTCGAAGGGCTCGATCATGCCGTGCTGCTCGGACATGCGGCGGATCCAACGGTCACTCTTGATGCTCATGCTTTGTCCTGGTTGATCGAGAAATTCGGGACGCCACCCGAGGCGGCGATTCTACAGCCCGCCTCCGCATGGCGGCCACGGCGGGCGCGCGCCGCGAACGACGCTTAACAAGTGATACTTATTCTCCCATATATTTTCACTTAGCACGAATATGTCGTGTTCGCCAGTACCGCAAGGCCATTCGATACATTTCGTTGCAAATTGAAATCACCTGTATTTTCAACGTGTTGCACAGGTATTTCCGGACCCTGGCGTGCTGCACTGCCGCAGCAATGTTGCGTGAAGAAGACGTGCTCGTTACGTTTCCATTCAGCCTGAACAACCCGTTCAGGCAACTCAACGCGGTATCCGTCCCCGCTCTCCAGCCAAGGAACACGATGACTGTGAACAACAAACGGCGCAGCCTGAAGCGCACCGCCCTGGCGGTAATGCTCAGCGCACTGGCCGGCACCAGCTACGCACAGAGCACTTCCGGCGACATCATCGGCAGCGTCACTGCAGCCGACAAGGTCCAGGTGAAAAGCCTGTCCTCCGGCGCCACCCGTGAAGTGAACGTCAGCGCCGATGGGCGCTTCCGCGTCTCACAGCTGCCCACCGGCACCTACGAGGTCACCACGGTCAGCAACGGCACGCCCACCGCCACCACCCGCGTGACCGTGGTTGCCGGCCAGTCGTCGGTCACCACTTTCGCCAGCACCAACGGCAGTGCGGCCACCTCGCTGGATACGGTGAACGTGCGCGCCCTGGGCGCGGCCAACACCATCGACCTGGGCAGCGTTGAATCGCGCACCACGTTCACCGCCGACAAGCTCAACTCGCTGCCGGTGGCGCGTGACATCACCAGCATCTCGCTGCTCACCCCCGGCACCGTCGCGGCCAGTGGCTACTTCGGTCCGGCCTCGTTCGGCGGCGCCTCGGCGGCGGAAAACAGCTACTACGTCAACGGCTTCAACGTCACCAATCTGTACGACAGCCTGTCGTTCTCCGAGGTGCCGTACCAGGCCATCGACCAGCTGGACGTGCAGACCGGCGGCTACGGCGCGCAGTACGGCTTCTCCACCGGCGGCGTGACCAGCGTCAACGTCAAGCGCGGCACCAACGAGTGGAAGGGCGGCTTCAGCTGGACCGGCGCACCGGATTCGCTGCGCGAGAACGAGCCGGACACCTACTACAACGACGGCTCGATCTTCCGCTCCTACGATCGCAACAGCAGCAGTTCCAACGTCTACAGCGTGTGGGCCGGTGGCCCGCTGATCGAAGACAAGCTGTTCGTGTTCGCCATGGGCCAGTTCAGCAATTCCAAGACCGGCAGCTACAGCAGCCGCGGCTCGCAGTACACGACCAACGGCCGACCGCCCACCGCCGCAGCGCTGTCCACCACCGCCTACGACTACGAGTCCAAGACCCCGTACTGGCTGTTGAAGCTGGACTGGTACCTGAACGAAAGCAACCACCTGGAATACACCGGCTTCGACAACAGCCGCCGCTACAACTACGACTACTACAACGCCGCCTACGACGATGCCAGCAGCGGCGGCGAGCCGGCCAAGACCAGCTACCTGGGCGAACTGGTGGGCAAGACCGGCGGCCAGACCGACGTGTTCAAGTGGACCAGCTACCTGACCGACAACCTGACCGCCTCGGTCCAGTACGGGCAGATGCGCAACCGCAGTTCGGAGCACACGATCAGCCCCGATGGCGTGATGGGCACCTACAACGGTGACATCAACAGCCCCGAAGGCAGCTGCCCCTACGTACTGGACTACCGTACCGAGACCGGCGGCACCGGCCGTCGCATCGGCTGCGCCGTGGCCAGCACGGTTGGCATCTTCGGTGGCAGCAACGAACGCAAGGGCACCCGCCTGGACTTCGACTGGCAGCTGGGCGACCACAAGATCGGCTTCGGTTACAGCGACGAGAAGTGGACCTCGGTGCAGGGCACCTCGTACTCGGGCGGCGCGTTGTGGTACCTGGAAGACGACTACGCCGAGCGGGTGAACTTCCGCAACGGTGGTTCGATCAAGATCAAGCAGCAGTCGTGGTACCTGCAGGACAACTGGCAGATCACGCCGAACTTCATGCTGTACGCGGGCATCCGCAACGATTCGTTCGACAACAAGAACTCCGACGGCATTTCCTTCGTCAAGCAGGATGACATCTGGCAGCCGCGTGCCGGCTTCTCGTGGGACATCCTGGGCGATGGCCGCAGCAAGCTCTTTGCCTCGGTCGGCCGCTACTCGCTGCCCATCGCGGCCAACGTGGCACTGCGCGCGGCCAGCGCGTCCTACTACCTGGACGAATACTTCACCTATAGCGGCATCAACCCGAATGGCTCGCCGATCATCACCGGCAGCTACGAGGACGGCGCCTACGACGCGGTGATCAATGGCGAAAGCGGTGCGACCCCGGATCCGCGTGCGGTGGCCTCGCGCGGCCTGAAGCCGTACACCCAGGATGAAGTGATCCTGGGCTACCAGCAGCAGATCAGCTCGTCGATCGATTTCCTGAACGACTGGACCGTGGGCATCAAGGCCACCTACCGTCGTATCAACAACGTGATCGATGACACCTGCGATTCGCGTTCGCTGTACAACGCGGCGGTGGCGGCGGGCTACGACCTGTCCAACTGGTCCGATCCTTGGACCGTGCCCGAAGGCCTGCCGGGCTGCTGGATCTACAACCCGGGCAGCGATCTGAACGTCACCCTGGACGTGGACGGCGACGGCAACGCAGACGACATCACGGTGCCGGGTGCAACCCTGGGCCCGAAGGCCAAGCGCAGCTACAAGGCGGTGACCCTCAGCGCCGACAAGCAGACCGAGCGCTGGTACGCCAGCCTGTCCTATACCTGGTCGAAGCTGGAAGGCAACTACGAGGGCCTGGTCAAGAGCACCAACGGCCAGGACGACACCGGCACGACCTCGGACTTCGACTTCGCCGAGATCATGTACGGCGCCAACGGCTATCTGTTCAACGACCATCGCCACAGCTTCAAGCTGTACGGCGGCTTCAAGTTCACCGATGAGTGGTCGGTGGGCGTGAACGTGCTGGCCCAGTCCGGCGCGCCCAAGAGCTGCCTGGGCGGCGGCTGGGGCAGCTTCGACACCGAGTACGGCTATAACGGCGTATTCCACACCTGCGAACAGGGCACCGACGAGATCGCCAAGGTCGGCAGCGCGGGCCGCACGCCGTGGCAGTTCACCGTCAGCCCGAACATCACCTACACGCCCAACTGGCTGGAAGGCCTGAGCATGCAGGTGTCGGTGCTCAATGCATTCAACAACATCAAGCCGGTGCAGGTGTACGAAACCAAGTACGGTCGCCCGAGCTCGGCACCGACCATCCGTACCTACTACAACTACAACACCCCGAAGTACTTCAACGACCCGCGCTACGTGCGCTTCCAGGTGCAGTACGACTGGTAAGCCGTATCCCAGGCGTTGAACCTACGGAACCGCCGGCCTTGCGCCGGCGGTTCTTTTTCTGCGCGAGGGCATGCAGGTTTACAGCAGCGAAGACAGGATCGGAATGGAACCGCGCGGGCGCTTGCCCACTTCCTCGATCAACCGCTGCGCGGCCTGGCGGTAGGCCTGGGCGGTGGCCGAATCGGGCTGTGCGGCGGTGATCGGCGTACCGGCATCGCCCTGTTCGCGGATATCGATCTGCAACGGCAGCGAGCCCAGCAGCGGCACGCCGTACTGCGCGGCCATGCGCTCGCCGCCGCCTTCACCGAACAGGTGCTCCACATGCCCACAGTTGCTGCAGGTGTGCACGGCCATGTTCTCGACCACGCCCAGCACCGGCACCTCGACCTTCTCGAACATCTTCAGTGCCTTCTTCGCATCCAGCGTGGCGATGTCCTGCGGGGTGGTGACGATCACCGCACCGGCCAGCGGAATCTTCTGCACCAGGGTCAGCTGGATGTCGCCGGTGCCCGGCGGCAGGTCGATCAGCAGGTAATCCAGGTCATCCCACAGCGTGTCTTCGAACAGCTGGGTGAGCGCTGCAGTGGCACGCGGCGCGCGCATGATCAGCGGCGTCTCGTCTTCCACCAGGTAGCCGATGGACATGGTGTCCACGCCGAACGCGCGCATCGGTTCGATGCTCTTGTTGTCCGGGCTTTCCGGGCGACCGGACAGGCCCAGCATGGCCGGCACGCTGGGGCCATAGATATCGGCATCGAGCACGCCCACGCGTGCGCCCAGCTGCTGCAGCGCCACGGCCAGGTTCACCGAGGTGGTGGACTTGCCCACCCCGCCCTTGCCAGAGCCCACCGCGATCACGTTGCGGATGCGCGCATGCGGGGTCAGGCCCTTCTGGACCTGGCTGGCATGGGGACGGCGGGTCGGACTGTTCACTGCGGACTCCGAAGAGATCTGAATTGAGAGCCAGCCATCATACAAGCTGGGCCACCCGGCTCCCTGGCGGCGGCGACCGCACGCTTGGCTACATACGCAAGCCATTGAACAATAAGCCTTTTATTGAAGCCGCAACACAGTATTGCGCACCGCAACAAACTGACACACTTCCAAATAATCCGCTTAGTCATTGATTGATAAAACGTTTTCAAGACGCCGCTGCCGAACAGCTGTGACAGGCACGTGTGGAGCTTGTTAAAGCCGTGTTACGGTCCAGATGAATGGAATGCAACTGAACACACCTTAAAGCCGTCATGGATGACACCGCCTTGATCTGTTTCGATGGGGATCCTTCATGCACAGCCACCGCAATGCGTTTTCGCGTCACCCACTGACTCTCGCCCTGATCGGCACCCTGCTGGCCAGCGGCGCCGCCGCGGCGCAGGACGGCGCCACCACCCAGCTGGACCGCGTGACGGTTACCGGCTCGCTGATTCCGCAGACCGAGATCGAGAACCACACCCCGGTCCTGACGGTCACTGCCGAAGACATCCAGACCCGCGGCTTCACCAGCGTGGCCGATGTGCTGCAGCAGTCCTCGCTGTCCACCGGCGGCCTGCAGGGCGGCCAGACCTCGGCCTCGTTCACCCAGGGCGCTGAAGCGGCTGGCATGTTCGGCCTCAGCCCGGGCTACACCAAGTACCTGATCAACGGCCGCCCGATGCTTTCGTATCCGGCGCTGTACAACGGCAGCGATACGTTCAACAACATCAGCGGCATCCCGATCGACATCGTCGAGCGCATCGAGATCCTGCCGGGCGGCCAGTCCTCGCTGTACGGTTCGGACGCCATCGCCGGCGTGGTCAACATCATCCTGAAGGAGCGCATGGACGGCGGCACGGTGAGCGTGCGCGGCGGTGCCTACAGCGAAGGCGGCGGCAACAGCTTCCGCTTCAGCGCGGCGCGCGGCTTCAATTCCAAGGATGACCGCTTCAACGCGCTGGTGAACGTGCAGTACGAAAAGACCAGCCCGATCTGGGGTTACCAGCGTGACCTGACCAAGGTCAACAACCCCGACGGTTACAGCCCGCAGTACGTGTCCAACGATTTCCTGGTGCTGCTGCCGGCCAACGGCAACCGCTACGCGATGATGGACCCGGACCTGTGCGCCGACGTGGCGGGCCAGTTCGGTGGCACCACCGTGCTGGGCACCCGCCCCACCGGCCAGGCCTGCGGCTCGGTCTACGGCACCGGCTACAAGACCATCAAGAACGGCAAGGAAAGCGGCCAGATCTACAGCTCGGCCACCTTCGATGTGACTGACAACTTCCAGCTGTTCGGCGACGCGCTGTACAGCCTGGAAGAAGTGAAGTACGCCACCGGCTCGAATTACACCTGGTGGGGCACGTCCTCCGGCTGGGGTCGCTTCTACGACCAGGACAGCGGCCAGTACATGAACCTGCAGCGCGTGTTCGCGCCGGAGGACATCGGCGGCGCCGGCTACCGCGACATCATGAACACCGACCGCAACAAGGCCTACC
This genomic window contains:
- the greB gene encoding transcription elongation factor GreB, with the protein product MSRWRPPAEKSTALITAAGHARLKVELDELWRVRRPEVVKALAAAAAEGDRSENAEYTYRKKQLGEIDRRVRYLTKRLDALRVVDTTPTDPQAVFFGAWVELENVDSGQTSRYRIVGPDETDAGLGWISIDSPLARALLKKRIDDEFSVELPGGQFTFAVIGVEYPPR
- a CDS encoding DUF3025 domain-containing protein, with protein sequence MAADAGHRRFVPPPRAAVTAAVFQHPLYAGLAAFADLLAAPGWPGVPALDARLVVPGLQLVEQDAALLADGLHYETRIAQGRLATRAQNWHDLFNALVWASQRPLKRALNRQQCRHIAAMAPGQRNRAQAALTQFDETGVVVRVRDPALLAAWDAHDWSALFAPAPWKAGAIAVATVFGHALMEQALLPGRRLVGKCVVVRGDEDSACIEAVVQAIEHGQALTDPLQLRPLPLAGIPGWHGVQDAAFYADVDYFRPLRAGRQYPPPLHSAG
- the rimO gene encoding 30S ribosomal protein S12 methylthiotransferase RimO; the encoded protein is MSQLNPKVGFVSLGCPKALVDSERILTQLRSEGYDIVPSYDSADVVVVNTCGFIDSAVTESLDAIGEAMNQNGKVIVTGCLGKRPEQIREAYPNVLAVSGPQDYQSVMEAVHEALPPKHDPFVDLVPDYGIKLTPRHYAYLKISEGCNHHCSFCIIPSMRGKLVSRPVDDVLREAERLVRGGVKELLVVSQDTSAYGVDVKYAEKMWRDKAYQTRLKALCEGLSELDAWVRMHYVYPYPHVDEVVPLMAENRILPYLDIPFQHASPRILRLMKRPGAVEKTLERVQNWRRIAPDITVRSTFIVGFPGETEAEFEELLSFLDEAQLDRVGAFAYSPVEGATANALPDPVPEEVKQERLARFMEKQAQISASRLEARIGTVQQCLVDAIEGDIAVARSRADAPEIDGLVHIQNADQVALRVGEFVDVEITESDDHDLYGDALPPSTRPAFDLKVL
- a CDS encoding dienelactone hydrolase family protein; this translates as MSEWITLDTHHGPVRAWQALPDGKPRAGLVVVQEIFGANPHIRSVAERFAAEGYAVLAPSFFDLVDGAEADTDALPYTAEGVKDGLERVNTLGMEKALEVVRAAATRLAPYGKVGTVGYCWGGSVALLAAMRLGLPSVSYYGGRNVHYLDETPKAPVIFHFGAQDKSIPPEAVQAHREKLPQMPTYVYPADHAFNRDVGHAYDPDSATLALQRTLDFFTEHLG
- a CDS encoding HIT family protein; amino-acid sequence: MSEFELDTRLATDSVLVAEGPLSQVRLMNDERFPWLVLVPRLAGVTEWIELDGEQQDKLRTELNRACKALKGSDGVEKINIGALGNIVRQLHFHVIGRHDGDPAWPGPVWGSGPAHRYDPAALDQHVAYWKERLGYPAHS
- a CDS encoding DUF5668 domain-containing protein is translated as MRFNLVAAILLILIGLFMLASNLGWTHLNLSKLLLTWWPVALVGVGIAMLFGRGK
- the dcd gene encoding dCTP deaminase, with protein sequence MSIKSDRWIRRMSEQHGMIEPFEAGQVKQANGERIVSYGTSSYGYDVRCSREFKVFTNINSTIVDPKHFDPGSFVDIVGDECIIPPNSFALARTVEYFRIPRDTLVVCLGKSTYARCGIIVNVTPLEPEWEGHVTLEFSNTTPLPARIYANEGVAQMLFFQAAADDVCETSYKDRGGKYQGQTGVTLPRT
- a CDS encoding TonB-dependent receptor yields the protein MTVNNKRRSLKRTALAVMLSALAGTSYAQSTSGDIIGSVTAADKVQVKSLSSGATREVNVSADGRFRVSQLPTGTYEVTTVSNGTPTATTRVTVVAGQSSVTTFASTNGSAATSLDTVNVRALGAANTIDLGSVESRTTFTADKLNSLPVARDITSISLLTPGTVAASGYFGPASFGGASAAENSYYVNGFNVTNLYDSLSFSEVPYQAIDQLDVQTGGYGAQYGFSTGGVTSVNVKRGTNEWKGGFSWTGAPDSLRENEPDTYYNDGSIFRSYDRNSSSSNVYSVWAGGPLIEDKLFVFAMGQFSNSKTGSYSSRGSQYTTNGRPPTAAALSTTAYDYESKTPYWLLKLDWYLNESNHLEYTGFDNSRRYNYDYYNAAYDDASSGGEPAKTSYLGELVGKTGGQTDVFKWTSYLTDNLTASVQYGQMRNRSSEHTISPDGVMGTYNGDINSPEGSCPYVLDYRTETGGTGRRIGCAVASTVGIFGGSNERKGTRLDFDWQLGDHKIGFGYSDEKWTSVQGTSYSGGALWYLEDDYAERVNFRNGGSIKIKQQSWYLQDNWQITPNFMLYAGIRNDSFDNKNSDGISFVKQDDIWQPRAGFSWDILGDGRSKLFASVGRYSLPIAANVALRAASASYYLDEYFTYSGINPNGSPIITGSYEDGAYDAVINGESGATPDPRAVASRGLKPYTQDEVILGYQQQISSSIDFLNDWTVGIKATYRRINNVIDDTCDSRSLYNAAVAAGYDLSNWSDPWTVPEGLPGCWIYNPGSDLNVTLDVDGDGNADDITVPGATLGPKAKRSYKAVTLSADKQTERWYASLSYTWSKLEGNYEGLVKSTNGQDDTGTTSDFDFAEIMYGANGYLFNDHRHSFKLYGGFKFTDEWSVGVNVLAQSGAPKSCLGGGWGSFDTEYGYNGVFHTCEQGTDEIAKVGSAGRTPWQFTVSPNITYTPNWLEGLSMQVSVLNAFNNIKPVQVYETKYGRPSSAPTIRTYYNYNTPKYFNDPRYVRFQVQYDW
- the apbC gene encoding iron-sulfur cluster carrier protein ApbC, whose amino-acid sequence is MNSPTRRPHASQVQKGLTPHARIRNVIAVGSGKGGVGKSTTSVNLAVALQQLGARVGVLDADIYGPSVPAMLGLSGRPESPDNKSIEPMRAFGVDTMSIGYLVEDETPLIMRAPRATAALTQLFEDTLWDDLDYLLIDLPPGTGDIQLTLVQKIPLAGAVIVTTPQDIATLDAKKALKMFEKVEVPVLGVVENMAVHTCSNCGHVEHLFGEGGGERMAAQYGVPLLGSLPLQIDIREQGDAGTPITAAQPDSATAQAYRQAAQRLIEEVGKRPRGSIPILSSLL